Proteins from one Oryzomonas sagensis genomic window:
- a CDS encoding DEAD/DEAH box helicase: MSFESLGLRAELLSAIASRGYTEPTPIQAGAIPVIFEGGDLLAGAQTGTGKTAAFALPIVQRLAEHLPRQKRRAPRALVLVPTRELAAQVSEQMNNFARRLALRSTMIYGGVTIQAQVERLHRGVDIVVATPGRLLDHAERGTVNLSRIEFLVLDEADRMLDLGFIDAIKAVAEYLPAKRQTLLFSATYSQSIKQLADQLLDHPRRIEVARKNIAADAVTQAVYEVERSRKREMISLLIRQGGWNQVLVFARTRYGADKLTEELLLDGIKAAAIHSNKSQSIRTRTLAEFKRGEVRVLVATDVAARGLDIEHLPHVVNYDLPQVPEDYVHRIGRTGRAGEEGIALSLVCPEERPLLVAIEKLLKNTIPRRTLAEFPPVAARRSVRVKEVKQADKLSKARKAKDRQAQTPAPKNTTPRRGKPVTERPAPKTGRRGSRSVR, from the coding sequence ATGTCCTTTGAATCCCTCGGCCTGCGCGCCGAACTGCTGAGCGCCATCGCCTCCCGGGGCTACACCGAGCCGACCCCCATTCAGGCCGGGGCGATCCCGGTGATTTTCGAGGGGGGCGACCTGCTTGCCGGCGCCCAGACCGGCACCGGCAAGACGGCGGCGTTTGCCCTGCCGATCGTGCAGCGGCTGGCGGAACATCTCCCCCGGCAAAAGCGGCGGGCTCCGCGGGCGCTGGTCCTGGTGCCGACCCGGGAACTGGCGGCCCAGGTCAGCGAGCAGATGAACAATTTCGCCCGACGCCTTGCGCTGCGTTCCACGATGATCTACGGCGGGGTGACCATCCAGGCGCAGGTCGAGCGGTTGCACCGCGGCGTCGATATCGTGGTCGCCACGCCGGGGCGTCTGCTCGATCATGCGGAGCGGGGCACGGTGAACCTCTCCCGGATCGAATTCCTGGTCCTGGACGAGGCCGACCGCATGCTCGACCTGGGCTTTATCGACGCGATCAAGGCGGTTGCGGAATATCTGCCGGCCAAACGCCAGACCCTGCTCTTTTCGGCAACCTATTCCCAGAGCATCAAGCAGCTTGCCGACCAACTGCTCGATCACCCGCGGCGGATCGAGGTGGCGCGCAAGAATATCGCCGCCGACGCGGTGACCCAGGCGGTCTACGAGGTGGAACGGAGCCGCAAACGGGAAATGATCTCGCTTTTGATCCGCCAGGGAGGCTGGAATCAGGTGCTGGTCTTCGCCCGCACCCGCTACGGCGCGGACAAGCTGACGGAAGAGCTGCTCCTCGACGGGATCAAGGCCGCCGCCATCCACAGCAACAAGAGCCAGTCCATTCGGACGCGCACCCTGGCGGAGTTCAAACGGGGGGAAGTGCGAGTGCTGGTGGCCACCGATGTGGCGGCGCGCGGGCTCGACATCGAGCATCTGCCCCATGTGGTGAATTACGATCTGCCCCAGGTCCCCGAGGATTACGTGCACCGGATCGGCCGCACCGGCCGGGCCGGGGAGGAGGGGATCGCCCTCTCCCTGGTCTGCCCGGAGGAGCGGCCGCTGCTGGTCGCCATCGAGAAGCTGCTCAAAAATACCATCCCGCGCCGGACGCTTGCGGAATTTCCCCCTGTAGCCGCCAGGAGGAGTGTCCGGGTCAAGGAGGTCAAGCAGGCCGATAAACTGTCCAAGGCGCGGAAGGCAAAGGACAGGCAGGCGCAGACTCCAGCCCCCAAGAATACGACCCCGCGACGGGGAAAGCCGGTGACCGAACGGCCCGCCCCCAAGACCGGCCGCCGGGGGAGCAGGTCGGTGCGGTAG
- the recC gene encoding exodeoxyribonuclease V subunit gamma, whose product MGTLKVITSNSLTRLAASLAGDMAGSPTPPLGRDTVVVLNPGMARWLSLELATIRGVAAGLDFPFPNQILDSCFRAMIPGLPDSSPFTRERMSWRIAAQLPALLTRPGFEQAAGYLGATADDRRLLQISRTLADLFDQYVMFRPEMVLAWDRGRDDGWQSDLWRAISADCAGQHRAAHLRMFRERIKAGAQPVGALPHRINLFGISYLPPFHLEAFSLLAHTAEVVFYLQNPCGAFWGDIVSRKRLAELALRESPDAEEYYDTGNPLLSSLGTMGQEFHDMLLEYGFDTTDLDDGGEQPGATLLKAIQNDIRQLRDSGGRDERIVVAPGDRSLRVHSCHGPLREMEVLYDNLLAMFDELSDLEPRHIVVMIPDIETYAPYIAAVFGTQAGGRPAVPFTIADRSRRRENPLMESFARILGLPATRFGINQIMELLESPPVLERFAITPDELEAIRGWLNETGVRWGFDAQQRAELGFPPFEEFSWQAALDRLFLGYALEPDNDRLFHGILPFGDIEGRSAVPLGKLAEFLLAARTAVKQLSGRHSLAAWADILTTIAQDLLRPDNGDDGLKPLFDSLQTLREAEELSGFSSPITLEAMREALNGLLDDSGGGFGFLGGRVTFCAMLPMRSIPFRVICLCGMNDAIFPRGKRQPGFSLLSGKRRRGDRSLRDEDRYLFLETLISARERLHISYTGQSDRDNSVIPPSVVVAELLDYVTRGAVVAGLPETAPPVLVKHRLQAFSPDYFSADANAPLFSYSTEYRDALAARQLSGPVTRRFITAPLPDDPGLVQEIELRELQRFLGNPCAVFLARRLGVRPFGPDEEVQERETFRLDGITAYGLRQDLVQQALSGAETGSSYETARARSLLPPLAAGQTAFREAQDEGRRFADLVTPYLDAEQEPLAVAFGHSGMMLKGIVNGIRSARHLRWRCAAMKAKDRLELWVEHLILNALAPAGYPRQSLLLCNDQSLALAPLDNAAAILGDLLELYREGLRRPLPFFPQVSWLYLTENRDKAEGRWTGSDHAPYPAESAEPSISICFGDTNPLDQEFSELSRRVFEPMRAVATEEKVA is encoded by the coding sequence ATGGGCACACTCAAGGTCATTACCAGCAACTCCCTCACCCGTCTGGCCGCTTCCCTGGCGGGCGACATGGCAGGCTCCCCTACCCCGCCCCTGGGACGGGACACGGTGGTGGTGCTCAATCCCGGCATGGCCCGTTGGCTCTCCCTGGAACTGGCAACCATCCGGGGGGTTGCCGCCGGCCTTGACTTCCCCTTTCCCAACCAGATCCTGGATAGCTGCTTCCGCGCCATGATCCCCGGCTTGCCCGACAGTTCGCCCTTTACGCGGGAGCGCATGTCCTGGCGCATCGCGGCCCAACTCCCCGCCCTGCTGACCCGTCCCGGCTTCGAGCAGGCGGCCGGCTACCTGGGCGCGACTGCCGACGACCGCCGGCTGCTCCAGATTTCCCGTACCCTGGCCGACCTGTTCGACCAGTACGTCATGTTCCGTCCCGAGATGGTCCTGGCATGGGACCGGGGCCGCGATGACGGCTGGCAATCCGATCTGTGGCGGGCGATCTCCGCCGACTGCGCCGGACAGCATCGGGCGGCGCACCTCAGGATGTTTCGGGAGCGCATCAAAGCGGGAGCACAACCGGTCGGCGCGCTCCCGCACCGGATCAACCTGTTCGGCATCTCCTACCTCCCCCCCTTCCACCTGGAGGCATTCTCGCTGCTGGCCCACACGGCCGAGGTGGTTTTCTACCTGCAAAATCCCTGCGGCGCCTTTTGGGGCGATATCGTTTCCCGCAAGCGGCTGGCGGAACTGGCCCTGCGGGAGTCCCCCGATGCCGAGGAGTACTACGACACCGGCAACCCGCTGCTCTCCTCCCTGGGAACCATGGGGCAGGAGTTCCACGACATGCTGCTGGAATACGGCTTTGACACCACTGACCTGGACGACGGCGGCGAACAGCCCGGCGCCACCCTGCTGAAGGCTATCCAGAACGACATCCGCCAGTTGCGGGACAGCGGCGGCCGGGACGAACGGATCGTCGTAGCGCCGGGGGATCGTTCCCTTCGGGTGCACTCCTGCCATGGCCCGCTGCGCGAAATGGAGGTACTCTACGACAACCTGCTGGCCATGTTCGATGAATTGAGCGATCTGGAGCCGCGCCACATCGTGGTGATGATACCGGACATCGAGACCTATGCCCCCTACATCGCCGCCGTGTTCGGCACCCAGGCCGGGGGCCGGCCGGCCGTACCGTTCACCATTGCGGATCGCAGCCGGCGCCGGGAAAACCCGCTCATGGAGTCCTTTGCCCGTATCCTGGGGCTCCCGGCAACCCGCTTCGGGATCAACCAGATCATGGAACTGCTGGAATCGCCGCCGGTACTGGAGCGGTTCGCCATCACTCCCGACGAACTGGAGGCCATCAGGGGGTGGCTGAATGAAACCGGGGTGCGCTGGGGCTTCGATGCCCAGCAGCGGGCCGAACTCGGCTTCCCTCCCTTTGAAGAGTTCAGTTGGCAGGCCGCCCTGGACCGCCTCTTCCTGGGCTACGCCCTGGAGCCGGACAACGACCGCCTGTTTCACGGCATCCTCCCCTTTGGGGATATCGAAGGGCGCTCCGCCGTGCCCCTGGGCAAGCTGGCCGAGTTCCTGCTGGCAGCGCGCACGGCGGTCAAGCAGCTGTCGGGGCGCCATTCCCTGGCCGCCTGGGCCGATATCCTCACCACCATCGCCCAGGACCTTCTCCGTCCCGACAACGGCGATGATGGGCTCAAACCGCTCTTCGACAGCCTCCAGACCTTACGTGAAGCCGAGGAACTGAGCGGTTTCAGCTCCCCCATCACCCTGGAAGCGATGCGCGAAGCCCTGAACGGCCTGCTGGATGATTCCGGCGGCGGCTTCGGTTTTCTGGGGGGACGGGTCACCTTTTGCGCCATGCTCCCCATGCGCAGCATCCCCTTTCGCGTGATCTGCCTGTGCGGGATGAACGACGCCATCTTCCCCCGCGGCAAACGCCAGCCCGGTTTCAGCCTGCTGTCGGGAAAACGCCGGCGCGGCGACCGGTCCCTCAGGGACGAGGACCGCTACCTGTTCCTGGAGACCCTCATCTCGGCCCGGGAACGCCTGCACATCAGTTACACCGGCCAGAGCGACCGGGACAACTCCGTCATCCCCCCCTCGGTGGTGGTTGCCGAACTGCTTGACTACGTGACGCGCGGCGCGGTGGTCGCCGGTCTCCCCGAGACCGCCCCCCCCGTCCTCGTCAAACACCGCCTGCAAGCCTTCAGCCCCGACTACTTCAGCGCCGACGCCAACGCCCCGCTGTTCAGTTACTCGACCGAATACCGGGACGCCCTGGCGGCACGGCAACTCTCCGGCCCCGTGACGCGCCGTTTCATCACGGCACCGCTGCCGGACGATCCCGGCCTGGTGCAGGAGATCGAACTCCGGGAGTTGCAACGATTTCTGGGCAATCCCTGCGCCGTTTTCCTGGCTCGGCGCCTGGGCGTACGCCCCTTCGGTCCCGACGAAGAGGTGCAGGAGCGCGAAACGTTCCGCCTGGACGGCATAACCGCCTACGGACTCAGGCAGGATCTCGTGCAACAGGCTCTGTCCGGCGCGGAGACAGGCAGCAGCTACGAGACGGCCCGGGCCCGCTCCCTCCTCCCCCCCCTTGCCGCAGGACAGACCGCCTTCAGAGAGGCCCAGGATGAGGGCCGGAGGTTTGCCGATCTGGTGACGCCGTACCTGGATGCGGAACAGGAGCCTCTGGCAGTGGCATTCGGGCACAGCGGCATGATGCTGAAGGGCATCGTGAACGGCATTCGTTCGGCACGGCACCTGCGCTGGCGCTGCGCCGCCATGAAGGCGAAAGACCGCCTGGAGTTGTGGGTCGAGCACCTGATCCTCAACGCCCTGGCGCCCGCCGGGTATCCGCGCCAGAGCCTCCTGCTCTGCAACGACCAGTCCCTGGCCCTGGCGCCGCTGGACAACGCCGCCGCCATTTTGGGCGACCTCCTGGAGTTGTACCGCGAAGGCCTGAGGAGACCGCTCCCCTTCTTTCCCCAAGTTTCCTGGCTCTACCTCACGGAGAACAGGGACAAGGCGGAGGGGCGGTGGACCGGCAGCGACCACGCCCCCTATCCCGCCGAATCGGCCGAGCCGTCAATCTCCATCTGTTTTGGCGATACAAACCCGCTGGACCAGGAATTCAGCGAACTGAGCCGCCGGGTGTTCGAACCGATGCGGGCGGTGGCGACCGAGGAGAAGGTGGCATGA
- a CDS encoding aminotransferase class I/II-fold pyridoxal phosphate-dependent enzyme — protein MNPLAQELNDLLAQHNPHVLEMLSDLGKNLFFPKGILTQSAEAKGKAHKYNATIGIATENGGPMFLSCIQDKLSAFDPKDIFPYAPPAGKPELRSLWREKQLRENPSLQGKHFSNPIVTNALTHGLSIVADLFIDKGDHLILPDMLWGNYNLTFGTCCGAIVKKHPTFTVAGGYDIDAFKAVLKDTAEEKGKAVVLLNFPNNPSGYTPTVAEGDALVAAIKEVAESGCNIVAVTDDAYFGLFYEDSLKESLFGKLANLHPRILAVKLDGATKEEFVWGFRTGFITFADGNEYENTPVMTALEKKTMGIIRARISNCPHPSQTFVIEALRSPQFLAQKEEKFQVMKGRALKTKQVLNSGKYDSAWTYYPFNSGYFMCLKLKQVDAEKLRVHLLDKYGVGAISTSKTDLRIAFSCIAEEHIPELFDIIYQGVQDLT, from the coding sequence ATGAACCCATTGGCACAAGAACTGAATGACCTGCTTGCCCAGCACAATCCGCATGTTTTGGAAATGCTGTCCGATCTCGGCAAGAACCTCTTCTTCCCCAAAGGCATTCTGACCCAGTCGGCCGAAGCCAAAGGAAAGGCGCACAAATACAACGCCACCATCGGCATCGCCACCGAGAACGGCGGGCCGATGTTCCTGTCGTGTATCCAGGACAAGCTGTCCGCGTTTGACCCCAAGGATATCTTCCCCTATGCCCCCCCGGCCGGCAAGCCGGAACTGCGTTCCCTGTGGCGGGAAAAGCAACTGCGGGAAAACCCGAGCCTTCAGGGCAAACATTTCAGCAACCCCATCGTCACCAATGCACTGACCCACGGTCTTTCCATCGTCGCCGACCTGTTCATCGACAAGGGGGATCACCTGATCCTTCCCGACATGCTCTGGGGCAACTACAACCTGACCTTCGGCACGTGCTGCGGCGCGATCGTCAAGAAACACCCGACCTTTACCGTGGCCGGCGGTTACGACATCGACGCCTTCAAGGCGGTCCTGAAGGACACGGCCGAAGAGAAGGGCAAGGCCGTGGTCCTGCTCAACTTCCCCAACAACCCCAGCGGCTACACCCCGACCGTGGCCGAAGGCGATGCCCTGGTGGCAGCCATCAAGGAAGTGGCTGAATCCGGCTGCAACATCGTTGCCGTGACCGACGACGCCTACTTCGGCCTCTTTTACGAGGACAGCCTCAAGGAATCCCTGTTCGGCAAGCTCGCCAACCTCCACCCGCGCATCCTGGCGGTCAAGCTGGACGGCGCCACCAAGGAGGAGTTCGTCTGGGGCTTCCGTACCGGGTTCATCACCTTTGCCGACGGCAACGAATACGAGAATACACCGGTCATGACCGCCCTGGAGAAGAAGACCATGGGAATCATCCGCGCCCGCATCTCCAACTGCCCGCACCCCTCCCAGACCTTCGTCATCGAGGCGCTGCGTTCGCCCCAGTTCCTGGCCCAGAAGGAGGAAAAATTCCAGGTCATGAAGGGGCGCGCCCTGAAAACCAAACAGGTACTCAACAGCGGCAAATACGACTCGGCCTGGACCTACTACCCGTTCAACTCCGGGTACTTCATGTGCCTGAAGCTGAAACAGGTGGATGCCGAAAAGCTGCGCGTCCACCTGTTGGACAAGTACGGGGTCGGCGCCATCTCCACCAGCAAGACCGACCTGCGCATCGCCTTTTCCTGCATCGCAGAGGAGCATATCCCCGAGTTGTTCGACATCATCTACCAGGGTGTTCAGGACCTGACCTGA
- a CDS encoding YicC/YloC family endoribonuclease, with product MLKSMTGYGKGEATAEQGTFTVEIRSVNHRYGEVSVRMPRGFMALENEVKRAVSAQLKRGKIDVSVQWEEALAGESLPRIDTALARAYFSTFNHLAGELGLLGQVPLSLVIAQKGVLREGGTTLTEDDYRDQLLSAVQTAVTAMDAMRTREGEALAADLAARRAQVAEWTALIRERTPAVVIEYRQKLKARLEQLLEGTEMDEARLAQEVALMADRCDVTEELVRLASHFTQFDEALRLPEPVGRKLDFLMQEMNREVNTIGSKSSDAEITSLVIRIKAEMEKMREQVQNIE from the coding sequence ATGCTAAAGAGCATGACCGGATACGGCAAGGGAGAAGCGACAGCAGAGCAAGGAACCTTCACGGTGGAGATCCGTTCGGTTAATCATCGCTACGGCGAGGTGTCGGTGCGGATGCCGCGCGGTTTCATGGCCCTGGAAAACGAGGTCAAGCGGGCCGTTTCCGCCCAGCTCAAGCGGGGCAAGATCGATGTTTCCGTACAGTGGGAAGAGGCTCTGGCCGGTGAATCGCTGCCCCGGATCGACACGGCCCTGGCGCGGGCCTATTTTAGCACGTTCAATCACCTGGCGGGCGAGTTGGGGCTCTTGGGCCAAGTGCCGCTCTCCCTGGTGATCGCCCAGAAGGGGGTCCTGCGGGAGGGGGGCACGACCCTTACCGAGGACGATTACCGCGATCAGCTCCTGTCGGCGGTCCAGACTGCCGTGACGGCGATGGACGCCATGCGGACCCGGGAGGGGGAGGCGCTGGCGGCCGATCTGGCGGCCCGGCGTGCCCAGGTAGCGGAATGGACCGCCTTGATCAGGGAACGTACGCCGGCGGTGGTGATCGAGTATCGGCAGAAGTTGAAGGCGCGCCTGGAACAACTGCTGGAGGGGACGGAGATGGACGAGGCGCGTCTGGCCCAGGAGGTGGCCCTGATGGCCGACCGCTGCGACGTGACCGAGGAATTGGTCCGGCTCGCCAGCCATTTCACCCAGTTCGACGAGGCGCTGCGCCTCCCGGAGCCGGTGGGGCGCAAGCTGGACTTCCTGATGCAGGAGATGAACCGGGAGGTCAACACCATCGGCTCAAAATCCAGCGACGCCGAGATCACCTCGCTGGTTATCCGGATCAAGGCCGAGATGGAGAAGATGCGCGAGCAGGTGCAGAACATCGAATAA